The following are encoded together in the Mesoterricola sediminis genome:
- a CDS encoding diguanylate cyclase domain-containing protein → MDPDASPARLNPDGPGLPADTLDALRILTRAVEQSPVSVIITDPDGVIQYVNPKFTRLMGWTPDEIIGRKPSVLKGGYNTESFYRDLWNVIRAGEEWRGLFHNRTKAGEFVWELGSISPIRDEDGRITHYVGVKEDITELKRLQDQLTRLAHYDALTDLPNRALFMDRLAQALARAHRRETAFALLYMDLDGFKDVNDTCGHAAGDALLGAVARRLQEAVRASDTVARMGGDEFTVLLEDIHSPEDALRVAEQIRAALAAPFPHGDAECRVGISIGIACHPADGTDSDALLRAADGALYQVKRAGRGGIRFHGETVG, encoded by the coding sequence ATGGACCCCGACGCCTCGCCCGCCCGACTCAACCCCGACGGACCCGGCTTGCCAGCTGACACGCTCGACGCCCTCCGCATCCTCACGCGGGCCGTGGAGCAGAGTCCCGTGTCCGTCATCATCACGGATCCCGATGGGGTGATCCAGTACGTGAACCCCAAGTTCACCCGCCTCATGGGGTGGACCCCGGACGAGATCATCGGCCGCAAGCCCTCCGTCCTCAAGGGCGGCTACAACACGGAGAGCTTCTACCGGGACCTGTGGAACGTGATCCGGGCCGGGGAGGAGTGGCGCGGCCTCTTCCACAACCGCACCAAGGCGGGCGAGTTCGTGTGGGAGCTCGGCTCCATCTCCCCCATCCGGGACGAGGACGGCCGCATCACCCACTACGTGGGCGTCAAGGAGGACATCACCGAGCTCAAGCGCCTGCAGGACCAGCTGACCCGCCTGGCCCACTACGACGCGCTCACGGACCTGCCGAACCGCGCCCTGTTCATGGACCGCCTGGCCCAGGCCCTGGCCCGGGCCCACCGGCGGGAGACCGCCTTCGCCCTGCTCTACATGGACCTGGACGGCTTCAAGGACGTCAACGACACCTGCGGCCACGCCGCCGGCGACGCCCTCCTCGGGGCCGTGGCCCGGCGCCTCCAGGAGGCCGTGCGCGCCTCCGACACCGTGGCCCGCATGGGCGGGGACGAGTTCACCGTGCTCCTGGAGGACATCCACAGCCCCGAGGACGCCCTCCGGGTGGCGGAGCAGATCCGCGCCGCCCTCGCCGCCCCCTTCCCCCACGGCGATGCCGAATGCCGGGTGGGCATCAGCATCGGCATCGCCTGCCATCCCGCGGACGGCACCGACAGCGACGCCCTCCTGCGGGCCGCCGACGGCGCCCTCTACCAGGTGAAGCGCGCCGGCCGGGGCGGCATCCGGTTCCATGGGGAGACCGTGGGATAG
- a CDS encoding helix-turn-helix domain-containing protein, which translates to MTRLGEAKCREILEVDASAGLEEIRRAHAFLRALYGGGDSPFPMPSMDEFSPEARARVLEEVEAAFQELCSLVEPAPPPPPAARPRAPEPRGILDGPALRALRESQGLTLEHLAQETSIRIPFLAALEAERFQDLPGAAVIVRGYLTAYLAALGVDAEATVADYARRCQAAQGRRP; encoded by the coding sequence ATGACCCGGCTGGGCGAGGCGAAGTGCAGGGAGATCCTGGAGGTGGACGCCTCCGCGGGCCTGGAGGAGATCCGGAGGGCCCACGCCTTCCTCCGCGCCCTCTACGGCGGGGGGGACAGCCCCTTCCCGATGCCGTCCATGGACGAGTTCAGCCCCGAGGCCCGGGCCCGCGTCCTGGAGGAGGTCGAGGCGGCCTTCCAGGAGCTCTGCAGCCTCGTGGAACCGGCGCCCCCGCCGCCTCCCGCCGCCCGGCCCCGGGCCCCCGAGCCCCGGGGGATCCTGGACGGTCCGGCGCTGCGGGCCCTGCGCGAATCCCAGGGCCTCACCCTGGAGCACCTGGCCCAGGAGACCAGCATCCGCATCCCCTTCCTGGCGGCCCTGGAGGCGGAGCGCTTCCAGGACCTGCCCGGCGCCGCCGTCATCGTGCGGGGCTACCTCACGGCCTACCTCGCGGCCCTGGGCGTGGACGCCGAGGCCACGGTGGCCGACTACGCGCGGCGGTGCCAGGCCGCCCAGGGGCGCCGGCCTTGA
- a CDS encoding OmpA family protein, whose protein sequence is MKFNPCVLLLVAAATGAQAQEGAKWVSAQAAYIVPSYSPVKDGPGYGGSLGWWITNRWGIEASALKATMAAENTLTYFSGREYQGFLSGLYCWDTSSEKVRPFLRLGAGLTRTTVPWSEDTKSVNTFTGAAGVGLQYLLPANFMATLEGRGVKLASSTKRSEFQALVGLGYRWGVKTAPVAAPAPAPAPLPPPPPPVVEKPVPPPPPPPPPVVAKPVPPPPPPPPPAPAPVKITLDNAVLHFANGSNVLPAKGVDAIRKVAGKLKEFKGEYTLHVTGHTSSVGKAAFNKALSKRRADAVAKVLVASGIPAANVTTAGVGPDEPIADNKTAEGQARNRRVEIEVKAKGAQVETRTITTDLEEGKAKD, encoded by the coding sequence TTGAAATTCAACCCGTGCGTACTGCTGCTCGTGGCCGCGGCCACGGGGGCCCAGGCCCAGGAAGGTGCCAAGTGGGTCTCCGCCCAGGCGGCCTATATCGTCCCCTCCTACTCCCCCGTCAAGGACGGCCCCGGTTACGGCGGTTCTCTCGGCTGGTGGATCACCAACCGCTGGGGCATCGAGGCCTCCGCCCTCAAGGCGACCATGGCCGCCGAGAACACCCTGACCTACTTCAGCGGCCGCGAATACCAGGGCTTCCTGTCGGGCCTGTACTGCTGGGACACCTCCTCCGAGAAGGTCCGTCCCTTCCTGCGCCTCGGCGCCGGCCTCACCCGCACCACGGTGCCCTGGTCCGAGGACACCAAGAGCGTGAACACCTTCACCGGCGCCGCCGGCGTCGGCCTGCAGTACCTGCTGCCCGCCAACTTCATGGCGACCCTGGAAGGCCGCGGCGTCAAGCTGGCGAGCTCCACCAAGCGCTCCGAGTTCCAGGCGCTGGTCGGCCTGGGCTACCGCTGGGGCGTCAAGACCGCCCCCGTGGCGGCGCCCGCGCCCGCCCCTGCGCCCCTGCCTCCGCCTCCGCCGCCCGTCGTCGAGAAGCCCGTGCCCCCGCCTCCGCCGCCGCCGCCGCCGGTGGTCGCCAAGCCCGTGCCGCCGCCTCCTCCCCCGCCGCCCCCGGCCCCCGCGCCCGTGAAGATCACCCTGGACAACGCGGTCCTCCACTTCGCCAACGGCAGCAACGTCCTCCCCGCCAAGGGCGTGGACGCCATCCGGAAGGTCGCCGGGAAGCTCAAGGAGTTCAAGGGCGAGTACACCCTCCACGTCACCGGCCACACCTCCTCCGTGGGCAAGGCCGCCTTCAACAAGGCCCTCAGCAAGCGCCGGGCCGACGCGGTCGCCAAGGTGCTCGTGGCCTCCGGCATCCCCGCCGCCAACGTCACCACCGCCGGTGTGGGCCCCGACGAGCCCATCGCGGACAACAAGACGGCCGAAGGCCAGGCCCGCAACCGCCGGGTGGAGATCGAGGTGAAGGCCAAGGGTGCCCAGGTTGAAACCCGCACCATCACCACCGACCTGGAAGAGGGCAAGGCCAAGGACTGA
- a CDS encoding nucleotide-binding protein — protein sequence MLIWAVGGGKGGTGKSLVTSGLGLKLAERGQRVILVDADFGGANQHTYCGLRHPAANLGRFFDYKASLDEIIQETRVPGLRLVPGNLNSANTDGLNSAQKQKFFRHLRALDADHVILDLGAGTQYDTLDSYLLAQVKVAVITPEPLALENFYLFVKNLQFRQLSGVLAHLKLRDRAREVWKARAAHGIATVQDLAAFVGAEHPEFADLYAQARGNLRIHLVLNEVREFKQVEMASAARSAVQKFFGIPVDFAGFVHHDKELWHLFGQGASPVLKGASFAMNHDMESVLEGILKARSQRSGEA from the coding sequence ATGCTGATCTGGGCCGTGGGTGGAGGCAAGGGGGGGACGGGCAAGAGCCTGGTCACCAGCGGTCTCGGCCTCAAGCTCGCCGAGCGCGGCCAACGGGTGATCCTGGTGGACGCCGATTTCGGCGGCGCCAACCAGCACACCTACTGCGGCCTCCGCCACCCCGCGGCCAACCTGGGGCGGTTCTTCGACTACAAGGCCTCCCTCGACGAGATCATCCAGGAGACGCGCGTGCCCGGGCTGCGGCTGGTCCCGGGCAACCTGAACTCCGCCAACACCGACGGCCTCAACTCGGCCCAGAAGCAGAAGTTCTTCCGCCACCTCAGGGCCCTGGACGCGGACCACGTGATCCTGGACCTGGGCGCGGGCACCCAGTACGACACGCTGGACAGCTACCTCCTGGCCCAGGTGAAGGTGGCGGTGATCACCCCCGAACCGCTCGCCCTGGAGAACTTCTACCTCTTCGTGAAGAACCTGCAGTTCCGGCAGCTGAGCGGCGTCCTCGCCCACCTCAAGCTCCGGGACCGGGCGCGGGAGGTGTGGAAGGCCCGGGCCGCCCACGGCATCGCCACCGTCCAGGACCTGGCGGCCTTCGTGGGCGCCGAGCATCCCGAGTTCGCGGACCTCTACGCCCAGGCCCGGGGCAACCTGCGCATCCACCTGGTGCTCAACGAGGTCCGGGAGTTCAAGCAGGTGGAGATGGCCTCCGCGGCCCGCAGCGCCGTGCAGAAGTTCTTCGGGATCCCCGTGGACTTCGCCGGGTTCGTCCACCACGACAAGGAGCTCTGGCACCTGTTCGGCCAGGGGGCCAGCCCCGTCCTCAAGGGGGCCTCCTTCGCCATGAACCACGATATGGAATCGGTCCTGGAGGGGATCCTCAAGGCCCGGTCGCAAAGGAGCGGCGAGGCATGA
- a CDS encoding Ig-like domain repeat protein — MLEAVGKAAGWGLGPLRLAWPLLLAATLLGAREPAPTQLQLAADASDVLWGQPVEVVATLASREPEGTRRPPLTLLDGGRVVAIRPAGSGPAVFTLPRLAEGLHVLTALYPGTATQAPAASAPLSLRVRPAQPPPRLDLWMLPDGAVQAAPVITLRGRAASPLGQPSVWVNGAKVPVDPDGTFAWALLGREGANPITVVARDRAGQETRATRTVTVRARAPRLFLEDLGDGAGTPDADLTLAGDVHAPGTPSDSLLLTCTLNQGVPFAVPLEDKRFTLRLRLAPGANSLDFRIGDGDEAGWAHRTVFLRPGPLLAFPTPREDRVTSLEALDLVAATAAPAPGLAVTLRAPGLHQALEAAPDRTQVNGTMSFEGVGLYTATLEAPGPDGVPLRAHRQIIRAAAPVSTAYGMADVKRILDCITGLAEATPDEVFDYDLAPLGEGPLWGDHQLGVDDAAMALTFALGLW, encoded by the coding sequence GTGCTTGAAGCGGTCGGAAAAGCGGCAGGATGGGGACTTGGCCCCCTCCGCCTCGCTTGGCCCCTCCTGCTGGCCGCCACCCTCCTCGGGGCCCGGGAGCCGGCGCCCACCCAGCTCCAGCTGGCGGCGGACGCCTCGGACGTCCTCTGGGGCCAGCCCGTGGAGGTGGTCGCCACCCTGGCCTCCCGGGAGCCGGAGGGGACCCGGCGCCCCCCCCTCACCCTGCTGGACGGGGGCCGCGTGGTCGCCATCCGCCCCGCCGGCTCCGGCCCCGCGGTGTTCACCCTGCCCCGGCTGGCCGAGGGCCTCCACGTGCTGACCGCCCTCTACCCCGGCACGGCGACCCAGGCCCCCGCGGCCTCGGCCCCCCTGAGCCTGCGCGTCCGCCCCGCCCAGCCCCCCCCGCGCCTGGACCTGTGGATGCTCCCGGACGGCGCGGTCCAGGCGGCCCCCGTGATCACCCTCCGGGGACGCGCGGCCAGCCCGCTTGGCCAGCCCAGCGTCTGGGTGAACGGCGCCAAGGTCCCCGTGGACCCCGACGGCACCTTCGCCTGGGCCCTCCTCGGCCGGGAGGGGGCCAACCCCATCACCGTGGTGGCCCGGGACCGGGCGGGCCAGGAGACCCGCGCCACCCGCACGGTGACGGTCCGGGCGCGCGCCCCGCGCCTCTTCCTGGAGGACCTCGGGGACGGGGCAGGCACCCCGGACGCGGACCTGACCCTGGCCGGCGACGTCCACGCCCCCGGCACCCCCTCCGATTCCCTGCTCCTCACCTGCACCCTCAACCAGGGGGTCCCCTTCGCGGTGCCCCTGGAGGACAAGCGCTTCACCCTGCGGCTCCGCCTGGCCCCGGGGGCGAACAGCCTCGACTTCCGCATCGGGGATGGGGACGAGGCCGGCTGGGCCCACCGCACGGTCTTCCTCCGTCCCGGCCCGCTCCTGGCCTTCCCCACCCCGCGGGAGGACCGGGTCACGAGCCTGGAGGCCCTGGACCTGGTGGCCGCCACGGCCGCGCCCGCCCCGGGCCTCGCCGTGACCCTGCGGGCGCCGGGCCTCCACCAGGCCCTCGAGGCCGCCCCGGACCGGACGCAGGTGAATGGCACCATGAGCTTCGAGGGGGTCGGCCTCTACACCGCGACCCTGGAGGCCCCGGGCCCGGACGGCGTGCCCCTGCGCGCCCACCGGCAGATCATCCGGGCCGCCGCCCCCGTCTCCACCGCCTACGGGATGGCGGACGTGAAGCGCATCCTGGACTGCATCACGGGGCTGGCTGAAGCCACCCCCGACGAGGTCTTCGACTACGATCTGGCCCCCCTGGGCGAGGGGCCCCTGTGGGGCGATCACCAGCTCGGCGTCGACGACGCCGCCATGGCCCTCACCTTCGCCCTGGGCCTATGGTAG
- a CDS encoding TolB-like translocation protein has protein sequence MTQGGANLRQRLAPWALGAVALALMGAAILDMMPARPAPAFLRLDMPRGSLESAFFGPDGRTVYVSVRVGGKEPESFALAPDGDGYRGLGPGPSRVVGVSPEGQPAFLRNLRRSPEGLLAGQLADRAGRPLAEGDGVLDAAWWAPGWARLRLAGGRLRLEHPSGRVLVEADAAQTTLTCLRVDPTGRQIAFIATSPERTAVHMVREDGRDRELLIRPAGAPGPQPTGLAWGPDGRLWISEWEGDQTSLWAVAGWGGRKLIWRGDGLRQLLDVAPDGRFLLANQRIRRRVILVRGGTSREFSLFEGTQAAGLSSDGRTLLLLESPVLGGGLAQDRGYLWREGEEAPAQLGQGRPVALWPAGDRYQCVLAHLRPEVREPRLGDALRDADLEAGHLLASDPRGQRTLCILPTAQGRGQVLSLPEGFQALGPVHPAGEALLLAAQGPAGKAWYRWVPEAGAPVALGPFLDGTGAVARVSPDGQHLAVPAAGGGWRLLAAAPSAIARPVRGLREGERVVGWTADSRGLLVASPAWALPLTLARLDPDTGARTPGSATRLPDVSGHQAIPTVWATPGGGALALTCERRISELFRVEGVGR, from the coding sequence TTGACGCAGGGCGGGGCGAACCTGAGGCAGCGCCTGGCCCCGTGGGCCCTGGGCGCGGTGGCCCTGGCCCTGATGGGGGCGGCCATCCTGGACATGATGCCCGCCCGTCCTGCCCCAGCCTTCCTGCGGCTGGACATGCCCCGGGGCTCCCTGGAATCGGCGTTCTTCGGGCCGGATGGCCGGACCGTCTATGTGTCCGTGCGGGTGGGCGGCAAGGAGCCCGAATCCTTCGCCCTGGCCCCGGACGGGGACGGCTACCGGGGCCTGGGCCCGGGCCCGAGCCGCGTGGTGGGGGTCTCGCCCGAAGGCCAGCCGGCCTTCCTTCGGAACCTGCGCCGGAGCCCGGAAGGCCTCTTGGCTGGGCAGCTGGCGGATCGTGCCGGCCGACCCCTGGCCGAGGGGGACGGGGTGCTGGATGCCGCCTGGTGGGCGCCGGGCTGGGCCCGGCTCCGCCTCGCCGGCGGCCGGCTCCGCCTGGAGCATCCCTCCGGCCGGGTGCTGGTCGAGGCCGACGCGGCCCAGACGACCCTCACCTGCCTCCGGGTGGACCCGACCGGCCGCCAAATCGCCTTCATCGCCACGTCGCCGGAGCGGACGGCGGTGCACATGGTGCGGGAGGACGGCCGGGACCGGGAGCTCCTCATCCGCCCCGCGGGGGCCCCGGGTCCCCAGCCCACCGGCCTGGCCTGGGGACCCGACGGCAGGCTCTGGATCTCCGAATGGGAGGGGGACCAGACCTCCCTGTGGGCCGTCGCCGGCTGGGGCGGGCGCAAGCTGATCTGGCGGGGCGACGGCCTGCGCCAGCTCCTGGACGTGGCGCCGGACGGGCGCTTCCTCCTGGCCAACCAGCGGATCCGGCGCCGCGTCATCCTGGTCCGGGGCGGGACCTCCCGGGAGTTCTCCCTGTTCGAGGGGACCCAGGCCGCCGGGCTCAGCTCGGACGGCCGCACCCTCCTCCTCCTTGAATCCCCCGTGCTGGGCGGAGGCCTGGCCCAGGACCGGGGCTACCTGTGGCGGGAGGGGGAGGAGGCGCCCGCCCAGCTGGGCCAGGGCCGGCCCGTCGCCCTTTGGCCGGCCGGCGACCGCTACCAGTGCGTGCTGGCCCACCTGCGGCCCGAGGTGCGGGAGCCGCGCCTGGGGGACGCCCTCCGGGATGCGGACCTGGAGGCGGGCCACCTCCTGGCCTCGGATCCGCGGGGCCAGCGCACCCTCTGCATCCTGCCCACCGCCCAAGGGCGCGGCCAGGTCCTGTCCCTGCCCGAGGGCTTCCAGGCCCTGGGCCCCGTTCACCCGGCGGGCGAGGCCCTCCTCCTGGCGGCGCAGGGCCCGGCCGGCAAGGCCTGGTACCGATGGGTGCCGGAGGCGGGGGCGCCCGTCGCCCTGGGGCCCTTCCTGGACGGCACCGGTGCGGTCGCCCGGGTTTCGCCCGACGGCCAGCACCTCGCGGTCCCCGCGGCCGGCGGCGGCTGGCGCCTGCTGGCGGCGGCGCCCAGCGCCATCGCCCGTCCGGTGCGGGGCCTGCGGGAGGGCGAGCGTGTCGTCGGCTGGACGGCGGACAGCCGGGGCCTGCTCGTGGCCTCCCCCGCCTGGGCCCTGCCCCTGACCCTGGCGCGCCTGGACCCGGACACCGGCGCCCGGACCCCCGGCAGCGCCACCCGCCTGCCGGACGTCTCCGGCCACCAGGCCATCCCCACCGTCTGGGCCACCCCCGGCGGCGGCGCCCTCGCCCTCACCTGCGAACGCCGCATCTCCGAGCTGTTCCGCGTTGAAGGCGTGGGCCGCTAG
- a CDS encoding metallophosphoesterase: MRPSLLALVLAALLAPLAPAAPPVLLPAASASVEDGPHVIWEGAQARVLRWRQGKVDVADLPPSGLLAVDGLPPLRLDPAPPAPEAAVFPAVRALAAVSDIHGKRDALVALLKAQGILDARGAWAFGAGHLVVAGDTVDYGDQVTEALWLLRSLAQQARAAGGAVHVLIGNHEFMDMRGDLRYVVPKYKALPLSIPYLTGPDTEFGRWFRSLPAMIRIGDTLFTHGGPSAAFAAAYPGVEAVNAQFRKELKEGPGPVTGRYGPQWYRGLVPGGSAKDATAAEVDAVLAAYGAARVVVGHTTLDRITAFHGGKVHVIDAGLKDGKPGELWLQIDGRRWRGTADGKRSPLDP, from the coding sequence ATGCGCCCATCCCTCCTGGCCCTCGTCCTCGCCGCCCTCCTGGCGCCCCTGGCGCCGGCGGCGCCCCCGGTCCTCCTCCCCGCGGCCTCGGCCTCCGTGGAGGACGGCCCCCACGTCATCTGGGAAGGGGCCCAGGCCCGCGTCCTCCGGTGGCGCCAAGGGAAGGTGGACGTGGCGGACCTGCCCCCCTCCGGGCTCCTGGCCGTGGACGGCCTGCCCCCCCTGCGCCTGGACCCCGCGCCCCCCGCCCCCGAGGCGGCGGTGTTCCCGGCGGTGCGCGCCCTGGCCGCCGTGAGCGACATCCACGGCAAGCGCGACGCGCTCGTGGCGCTGCTGAAGGCCCAGGGGATCCTGGACGCCCGGGGCGCCTGGGCCTTCGGCGCGGGCCACCTCGTGGTGGCCGGGGACACCGTGGACTACGGGGACCAGGTCACCGAGGCGCTCTGGCTGCTGCGCAGCCTCGCCCAGCAGGCCCGGGCCGCCGGGGGCGCCGTCCACGTCCTGATCGGCAACCACGAGTTCATGGACATGCGGGGGGACCTGCGGTACGTGGTCCCCAAGTACAAGGCCCTGCCCCTCTCCATCCCCTACCTGACCGGCCCCGACACCGAGTTCGGGCGCTGGTTCCGGTCCCTGCCGGCGATGATCCGCATCGGGGACACCCTCTTCACCCACGGGGGCCCGTCGGCGGCCTTCGCCGCCGCCTATCCCGGCGTCGAAGCCGTTAACGCCCAGTTCCGGAAGGAGCTGAAGGAGGGCCCCGGCCCCGTCACCGGGCGCTACGGCCCCCAGTGGTACCGCGGCCTCGTGCCCGGCGGGTCCGCCAAGGACGCGACGGCGGCCGAGGTGGACGCGGTCCTGGCCGCCTACGGGGCCGCGCGGGTCGTGGTCGGGCACACCACCCTCGACCGCATCACGGCCTTCCACGGCGGCAAGGTCCACGTCATCGACGCCGGCCTCAAGGATGGCAAGCCCGGCGAGCTCTGGCTCCAGATCGACGGCCGCCGCTGGCGCGGCACCGCCGACGGCAAGCGGTCGCCCCTGGACCCGTGA
- a CDS encoding ATP-dependent DNA helicase, protein MDLSLSVRDFVADLEPTGSIDVRRALVLEEEPMALGVRAHARVQRRLEREHPGSRSEVPVLAELEADGFQVRVRGRMDLLLALDPPVVEEIKTTLRPALLLQALAEEPDHPFAQQARLYAWIQGRGTGLAPACRIRVVDLLEGAETVLPVAFDPETFGAWVEARVRALHAAWLRAEARRAERRQLAAALTFPFADPRPGQAALLDEVRTTLEAGGRLLLQAPTGLGKTAAVLYPALEKALRDDLRVFYATPRNSQFEVAEDCVRRIRAQGHPVRSVTLRAKEKVCPQPEVDCRPEVCPRAEAYYDRLRTCGVLEELAALGCADPPSLAEAADRHVLCPFELALDAARNADVVIGDYNYAFAPGATLARFFGTPEEARRTVVLVDEAHNLPARAADWFSPGLDLAWLEELRKRRTPGWERGLRGRFTRQARRCAALLQGFDGPHREVMVEPGPFLAEETRLVRLVAEAAARGQDLRPSHPLAELQRGWSEFCGVLRQLGPEHILTWIPPGRLQITCAEASEHLAERMAGLASAVLFSATLKPFEYHRRLCGLDAAAPREAEVPSPFPPARRKLLVVPQISTLWRRREQEAPRIAGFLSRVLPLRRGNYAVFFPSFDLLERTLPHLDLPDFRVRAQPRRAAAAQVAGLLEALRGERGVVVLAVQGGSLAEGIDLPGEALIGCVIVGPPLPPFDLEREAIKRHFQARYGRGREYAYAYPATARAVQAAGRVIRTPTDAGLLIFLDGRFLDPTFTCGFPEGWIPGNPRALVSRSILADVAAFWASCDP, encoded by the coding sequence ATGGACCTCTCCCTCTCCGTGCGCGATTTCGTCGCCGACCTGGAACCCACCGGCAGCATCGATGTCCGGCGGGCCCTGGTGCTGGAGGAGGAGCCCATGGCCCTGGGCGTCCGGGCCCACGCGCGGGTGCAGCGCCGGCTGGAGCGGGAGCACCCGGGCAGCCGATCCGAGGTGCCCGTCCTGGCGGAGCTGGAGGCCGACGGTTTCCAGGTGCGGGTGCGGGGGCGCATGGACCTGCTCCTGGCCCTGGACCCCCCCGTGGTGGAGGAGATCAAGACCACGCTCCGGCCCGCCCTCCTCCTCCAGGCCCTGGCGGAGGAACCGGACCATCCCTTCGCCCAGCAGGCTCGGCTCTACGCCTGGATCCAGGGCCGGGGGACGGGCCTCGCCCCCGCCTGCCGGATCCGCGTGGTGGACCTGCTGGAGGGCGCCGAGACCGTGCTCCCCGTGGCCTTCGACCCGGAGACCTTCGGCGCCTGGGTGGAGGCCCGGGTGCGGGCCCTGCACGCGGCCTGGCTCCGGGCCGAAGCCCGGCGGGCGGAACGGCGGCAGCTGGCCGCGGCGCTGACCTTTCCCTTCGCGGACCCCCGCCCCGGGCAGGCCGCCCTCCTGGACGAGGTTCGGACCACCCTGGAAGCGGGCGGACGCCTCCTCCTCCAGGCGCCCACCGGCCTGGGCAAGACCGCCGCCGTCCTCTACCCGGCCCTGGAGAAGGCCCTGCGGGACGATCTGCGGGTCTTCTACGCCACGCCCCGCAACAGCCAGTTCGAGGTGGCCGAGGACTGCGTGCGGCGGATCCGCGCCCAGGGCCACCCGGTGCGCTCCGTCACCCTGCGGGCCAAGGAGAAGGTCTGCCCCCAGCCGGAGGTGGACTGCCGGCCCGAGGTCTGCCCCCGGGCGGAGGCCTACTACGACCGCCTGCGGACCTGCGGGGTCCTGGAGGAGCTGGCCGCCCTGGGGTGCGCCGATCCGCCCAGCCTCGCCGAGGCCGCGGACCGCCACGTCCTCTGCCCCTTCGAGCTGGCCCTGGACGCGGCCCGGAACGCCGACGTCGTCATCGGGGACTACAACTACGCCTTCGCGCCCGGAGCCACCCTGGCACGGTTCTTCGGGACGCCGGAGGAGGCGCGGCGCACCGTCGTCCTCGTGGACGAGGCCCATAACCTCCCGGCCCGGGCCGCGGACTGGTTCAGCCCCGGCCTGGACCTGGCCTGGCTGGAGGAGCTGCGCAAGCGGCGGACCCCGGGCTGGGAGCGGGGGCTGCGCGGCAGGTTCACGCGGCAGGCCCGGCGCTGCGCCGCCCTCCTCCAGGGCTTCGACGGCCCCCACCGGGAGGTGATGGTGGAGCCGGGCCCCTTCCTCGCCGAGGAGACCCGCCTCGTCCGGCTCGTGGCCGAGGCCGCCGCCCGGGGCCAGGACCTGCGCCCCTCCCACCCCCTGGCGGAGCTCCAGCGCGGGTGGTCCGAGTTCTGCGGCGTCCTCCGCCAGCTGGGCCCCGAGCACATCCTCACCTGGATCCCCCCGGGTCGCCTCCAGATCACCTGCGCCGAGGCCTCGGAGCACCTGGCGGAGCGCATGGCGGGGCTGGCGTCCGCGGTGCTCTTCTCGGCCACCCTCAAGCCCTTCGAATACCACCGCCGCCTCTGCGGCCTGGACGCCGCCGCCCCCCGGGAGGCGGAGGTGCCCTCGCCCTTCCCTCCCGCCCGCCGGAAGCTCCTCGTCGTGCCCCAGATCAGCACCCTCTGGCGCCGCCGGGAGCAGGAGGCGCCCCGCATCGCCGGCTTCCTGTCCCGGGTGCTGCCCCTGCGCCGGGGCAACTACGCCGTCTTCTTCCCCAGCTTCGATCTCCTGGAGCGCACCCTGCCCCACCTGGACCTGCCGGACTTCCGGGTGCGGGCCCAGCCCCGGCGGGCCGCCGCGGCCCAGGTGGCGGGGCTCCTGGAGGCCCTGCGGGGGGAACGGGGCGTGGTGGTCCTCGCCGTCCAGGGGGGCTCCCTCGCCGAGGGCATCGACCTGCCCGGGGAGGCCCTCATCGGGTGCGTGATCGTGGGTCCGCCCCTGCCCCCCTTCGACCTGGAGCGGGAGGCCATCAAGCGCCACTTCCAGGCCCGGTACGGGCGGGGCCGGGAGTACGCCTACGCGTACCCGGCCACGGCCCGGGCGGTCCAGGCCGCGGGCCGGGTGATCCGCACCCCCACGGACGCGGGCCTCCTCATCTTCCTCGACGGCCGGTTCCTGGATCCCACCTTCACCTGCGGCTTCCCGGAGGGCTGGATCCCAGGGAACCCCCGGGCCCTGGTGTCCCGGTCCATCCTGGCGGACGTGGCGGCCTTCTGGGCTTCCTGCGATCCTTGA